Proteins from a single region of Mytilus trossulus isolate FHL-02 chromosome 2, PNRI_Mtr1.1.1.hap1, whole genome shotgun sequence:
- the LOC134707839 gene encoding 26S proteasome non-ATPase regulatory subunit 9-like: MAAPMENMNRLVKKKEEIEADIQALFEVLKSQKGVGMKEPLVDKDGFPRNDIDIHTVRTARHDINCLQNDHLAIMTEIEEELYKIHEVARANNPQRETMDTSDTSQMSVEMKERLSPFLEVNKVDDGSPASTAQLQEGDKILQFGSITAENFKSLQDIASVVQHSKGKPLTLTVSRSNTDLRLSLTPNTWSGKGLLGCNIVPLKKS, translated from the exons atggcagCCCCCATGGAAAACATGAATCGTCTGGTCAAAAAGAAAGAAGAGATTGAAGCAGACATACAAGCGTTATTTGAAGTTCTAAAatca CAAAAAGGAGTTGGTATGAAAGAACCACTGGTGGATAAAGATGGATTTCCTCGTAATGACATTGATATTCATACAGTAAGAACTGCCAGACATGATATTAATT GTTTACAGAATGACCATCTAGCAATAATGACTGAAATTGAAGAGGAACTGTATAAAATCCATGAAGTAGCAAGAGCAAACAACCCTCAAAGGGAAACCATGGATACATCTGATACTTCACAAATGTCAGTTGAAATGAAGGAGAGGTTATCTCCCTTCCTGGAAGTCAATAAAGTGGATGATGGATCACCAGCCTCTACTGCA CAATTACAAGAAGGAGATAAAATTCTACAATTTGGATCTATTACTGCAGAGAATTTTAAGAGTTTACAAGACATAGCATCAGTTGTACAGCACAGTAAAGGG aaacCATTAACATTAACAGTATCTAGGAGCAACACTGATCTTCGATTGTCTTTAACACCTAACACATGGAGTGGAAAAGGCTTATTAGG ATGCAATATTGTTCCACTAAAGAAGTCATGA